From the Deinococcota bacterium genome, the window CGTACTCGCGCAGCTCGCTCTGGAGCGCCGCCAGGTTCTCGCCGGGCGCCTCGGCGATGTCCAGGACGTAGACGAGCAGGCGGGTGCGCGAGATGTGGCGCAGGAACTCGAGGCCCAAGCCCTTGCCCTCGTGCGCGCCCTCGATGATGCCGGGGATATCGGCCAGGGTAAGGCGCTCGTGTCCGCGCTCGATGACGCCTAAGTTGGGCGTCAAGGTGGTGAAGGGATAGGAGGCGATCTCGGGCCTGGCGTTCGACAAGGCCGCCAGCAGGCTCGACTTGCCGGCGTTGGGATAGCCTACCAGGCCAGCGTCGGCGATGGAGCGGAGCTCGAGCCGGAGCCGCCGCTTCTCGCCGGGCGTGCCGAACTCGGCGAAGCGCGGCGCCTGGCGCGTCGAGGAGGCAAACGACGAGTTGCCGCGCCCGCCCAGGCCGCCCCTGGCGGCGAGCGCCGTCTGTCCCACCTCTATGAGGTCGGCGACGAGTTCGCCCGTCGCCACGTCGTAGGCCGCCGTGCCGACGGGCACGTCCACGGTGAGATCCGCGCCCTGCGCCCCGGCGCGGTTACGGCCCTCGCCCTGGCCGCCCGTCTCCGCCTTGAAGACGCGCTTGCCGACGAGGCGGTCGAGCGAGGTGACGTTCTCGACCGCGTGCAAGAGGACGCTGCCGCCGTCGCCGCCGTGCCCGCCGTCGGGGCCGCCCTTGGGAATGTACTTGAGGCGCAAGAACGACAGGCCGCCGTCGCCGCCCTTGCCGCCCTGCGCGGTAATTTCTATAACGTCTCGAAAAGCCATCGTTCCATCCTAACTTGCACAAAGGCGGCCAAAGAAAAAGGCGCGCCTGAGCGCGCCCGCCTCGGCCTGAAGCCGATTCTAATTCGTTTCGATGCTGATGAAGCGACCCCGCGCGCCCTTGTCGTGAAACTTCACCATGCCCTTCCTGAGAGCAAACAAGGTGAAATCCTTGCCTTGGCCGACATTGAAGCCGGGTTTGAACTTGGTGCCGCGCTGGCGGACGAGGATGTTGCCCGCCGCCACGACCTGACCTTCGAAGCGCTTGACGCCGAGGCGCTTGGACTGGCTGTCGCGGCCGTTTTTGGAGCTGCCTACGCCTTTTTTGTGTGCCATGACCTATCCTTTCCGAGTTTTAGCCGTTGATAATGGGAGCGTTGACCACAGGGCTGCTGACGGTAGCGTCGCCGATAGTCTCGTCGATAATCTTGGCGCCGTTAGCCTTGTTGTCGATGCCCTTGATGCGGACTTCCGTGTAGGACTGGCGGTGGCCGGTCTTGCGGCGGTAGTTCGCCTTGGCCTTGAACTTATAGATATAGATCTTTTCGCCACGGCCGTGGCCGACGACCTCGGCCTGAACGCTGACGCCGCTCACGAGCGGCTTGCCGACCTCGATACCGTTGGCGACCCCGTCGCCACCGAGCATCATCACGGGCAGTTCGACGGTCTCGCCGGGCTCGGCCGGGAGAAGCTCCAAGCGGACGAGGTCGCCCTCCTGCACACGGTACTGCTTGCCGCCACTCTGAACAATCGCAAACATCTTGTCAACCTCCGCGAACCGCCCTGCGGTTCTTACGCTCGCCTTTTGCCGCCTTGCCTGAACGTTTGAGCCCGCACCTTGCAGCCCGCACCTTGCAGCACTGCAAGAGACCGGCCACGGCCAGTCTCTCAAACGCAGGCTCGATTGGTGGAGCTGAGGGGATTCGAACCCCTGACCTTCTGAATGCCATTCAGACGCGCTCCCAACTGCGCCACAGCCCCAAACATCGGCTAGTCTAAAGGGTTTGGGGGAGCAATGTCAAGCGCGTTTGATGCGTCGGCGAGGGAACGGGCCAAATACCGGCCTGCTGTTCTCGCTTGCCATTTTCCCACTCTGCAGCCTTCAGAACGCACGGTGTGGCCCAACGTCGTGCCCGATCCATCTATGAGACAATAGGACCTTAGGGCTGTCCGCCCTTGACGCTGCTTCGCTCGAGGAATAGAAGGGGACCACTATGAACCGCCAGATGCGCCGTATCAGCGAAAAATCGGAGAAGAAGAAGGAAAGGGAAAAGGCCGACAAGCGCGCCGCCAGACTCGCCAAGGTAAGCGCCAAGCGGGAGAGCCGCAGGACCGTGACAAAACCCGAGATCAAGCCGTCCGCCGTCGGGGGCGCGCCCAGCGAGACGCGACCGGGCGAAGCAGGGAGGCCCAGAAACCGCTTCATCGGCGTTCTCGCCCTCGTCAACGTCCTGGTGGTCAGTTACGGCGCCTTTCTCGCGCCCGCCGAACCCACCCTGGCCGACACCTTCATGAACGGCCTGCTCTACATAACCCTCGGCTACTTCGCCTGCCGCTGGTTCTTGGGCCGCGGCCTGGGAAGGCGCGCCCTCTACGCCAGCGTCTTTTCCGGCCTGACGCTGGCGCTCGGCCTCGAGCTCGCCAAGGTCTTCCTAGACGGCTTGCAGCCCTATCCCTTGAACCTCCTGTTCGTCCTGCCCGCCCTGCTCCTAGGCGCCTTCGGCGGGGTCTTCATCGAGCGCAAGCTGCACGGGGCCTGAGCCCTACCCAGACGAAAACCCTACCCAGACGAAAACCGGGCCTGAACCGGTCCGGTTTTGCCTCTCTTCGACCCCGTCAACTGCAAGCTCTTGACGAATAGTGCATCTTGGTGTATTCTCAGAACTATCAGCGCGCTTTTTGGCGCTTCTTTTTTTGCCCTCTACAGCTAATCCTCATTCCCTGGCTGCTCTTGCGCTTCTCTAGCTCGCTGGATTTCCAGAATACCCACAACCTCTTGAGCGCTCAAATCACTGAACAAGCGCTCGAGGCGTTCGGTATCGCCTACGATGGTCGCCCATAGGGTCGGGCGGGGCCAGGATTCAGAAAGCGTATTGGGCGCAGTTTTTAGGAGAAGAAGGTTCCCGAGAGGCAGAGGAGCAATTGGTCCACGATGTACTGGAGACGGTTGTGCAGGGGTTGCTACCGCGCAGTGACTGAGGGTATGGGCACGTCTTAAGCGGTCGCTTTTTCGTCCTTCGTTGCACCACCGAACGCCCAAGCCGCTCTCGAGGCTGCATCACACCGTTGCAGTGGATCGTCTGGCATTTCTGCGGTCTTCCGGCCCGTCTGCCGCACGAGCGCTTTAAACCTCGAGCGCCAACCCGCTCGAGCTACAAGCTCGGCTCGAGGGTCACGAGTTCCTTCACCACCCTGACTGCTGACATGGCAAGGTACAGGGAGTGAGATCGTTCCGCTCCACCGGCATCACCGGCGCAGGCACTGCCAAGACAAGCGTCCGCTGCTAATGACAACCCACAAAGCCCCACATGTTACGCTCTGTTCATGATTCATCCCCTTCACGAAAAGTACGCCAAGCTGCTCACCCAAGCCTGCCTCAGGGTCGAGCCCGGCGACAACGTCAGCATCAACCTGGAAACGACCGCCGAGGTGATGGCTCGCCCTGTGGCCCGCGAAGTCCTGCGCGCCGGGGGCATCCCGCACCTGCGCATGCACTACCCGGCCTGGACCCAAGACCTCCTCGAGCTCGCCCCCGAGGATTACTTCGAGGCGGAGCCCACCGTGGAGCTGCGCGAGGTCCAGCAGATGCAGGCCTGGCTGAGGATCGGCGGCGCGGCCAACAGCCGGGCGCTGCAAGGCGCCGACAAGTCGCGCCTCTCGAGGCTCGCCAAGCGCAACCGCCCGGTGCAGAACCACCGCGTCAACCACACCAAGTGGTGCGGCACCCTCTTCCCCACCCAGGCGGGCGCCCAGGACGCGGGCATGAGCTTAGACGACTACGAAAGGTTCGTCTATGACGCCATGTTCCTCCTCGACGACGACCCGGTGGCGAAGTGGGCGGAGCTCGAGGTTTACCAGGCGCGCGTCATCGACCGTCTGAAAGAGGCCGACGAGGTCCGCATCGTCGCCGCAGGGACCGACCTGCGCATGAGCGTGAAGGGCCGCACCTGGATCAACAGCGCCGCCGGCCACAACATGCCCTCGGGCGAGGTCTTCACCGGACCTGTCGAGAGCAGCGCCAGCGGCGTCATCACCTATGCGGTGCCGAGCGCGGTGAACGGCGTGGAGGTCGAGGGCATCCGGCTGAGCTTCGAGAACGGCCGGGTGGTCGAGGCCAGGGCCGACAAGGGCGACGACCTGCTTCAGTCGCAGCTGAGCACCGACGAGGGCGCCAAGTATCTGGGCGAACTCGGCGTCGGCACCAACTACAACATCCAAGTGCCTACCAGGAGCATCCTCTTCGACGAGAAGATCGGCGGCACCGTCCACCTGGCGCTGGGCCAGTCCTACGCCACCACGGGCGGCACGAACGAATCGGCCATCCACTGGGACATGATCTGCGACCTGCGGCAAGGCGGGGCGATGTACTTGGACGGCGAGCTCTTTCAAGAAGGAGGGCAGTTCAAGCTCTAGCTAGACCAGCCCCAACTCCCGCGCCCGGCTCACCGCGCCCATGGTCGCTCACCCCAACTTGAGGTAGAGAGCCTGGCGACGACGCTCTCCAGGAGCCCGCGCAGGTCGGTCGGCTCCTTCAAGGCCACGCCGTCTCGCTCACGCCCTCGCCTGTATTGCCTAGCTGCGGCACCCCCGCACTATCGCGCAGGCACCGCTCTACTCGTCCGCCGCCAGAACCGCCAAGAAGGCCTCCTGCGGCACCTCGACGTTGCCGAGCTGCTTCATGCGCGCCTTGCCCTTTTTCTGCTTCTCCAAGAGCTTGCGCTTTCTGGTGATGTCGCCGCCGTAGCACTTGGCGGTCACGTCCTTGCGAAAGGCCCGCACCGTCGCCCGCGCCAAGATCTTGCCGCCTATGGCCGCCTGCACCGGCACCGCGAACATCTGCCGGGGGATGACCTCGACCATCTTGTCGACGATCTTGCGGCCGAGCGCGTAGGCCTTGTCGCGGTGAGCGATCACCGAGAGCGCGTCGACCTTCTCCTCGTTCACCAGGATATCGATCTTGACCAGGGCGCCCTCGCGGTACTCCAGCGGCTCGTAGTCCATGCTGGCGTAGCCCCTCGAGAGGCTCTTCAAACGGTCGTGAAAGTCGTAGAGGATCTCGGCGAAGGGCACCTCGTAGCGCAGCTCGACGCGCTTGCCGTGGTAGACCATGTTCTTCATCTCGCCGCGGCGCTCTTGCAAGAGGCCCATGATGTTGCCGACGTACTCCTCGGGCAGGTAGACGCTGAGGCGCACCCAGGGCTCGAAAATGCTCTCGATGCGGTCGGGCGGGGGCAGCTCGGCGGGGTTCTGGATGCGCTCGCTTGAGCCGTCCGAGAGCTTCACCTCGTAGACGACCGCCGGCGCGGTGGCGATGAGCGCGAGGTCGAACTCGCGCTCGAGCCGCGCCTGGACGATGTCGGCGTGCAAGAGGCCCAAAAAGCCGCAGCGAAAGCCGAAGCCCAAAGCCTCCGAGGTCTCGGGCTCGAAGGTAAAGGCGGCGTCGTTCAAGCCGAGCTTCTCGAGCGCCTCGCGCAGCTTGGGGTAGTCGTCGGTGACGGTCGGGTAGAGGCCGCTGAAGACGACCGGGCGGGCGGGCTTGAAGCCGGGGATGACGTTCCTGGTGGGCCGCTCGGCAAAGGTGATGGTGTCGCCGATCTGGGTGTCTTCGATGTTCTTGATGGAGGCGGTGAGCCAGCCCACCTCGCCGGGGCCGAGCTCGCCCGCCACCGTCAGCGCCGGCTCGAACGAGCCCACCTTGTCCACCTCGAAGGCTTTGCCGGTCGAGACCACCTTGATCTTGTCGCCGTGCTTGACCACGCCGTCCATCACCCGGATCAGCGCGATGACGCCCTGATAGGAGTCGTAGACGGCGTCGAAGATGAGGGCGCTCAAGGGCGCCTCGCGCTCGCCGCCGGGCGCGGGCAGGTGCGCGACAATGGCCTCCAGGACCGCCTCCACGTTCTCGCCGGTCTTGGCCGAGACCGCCACGGCATGGTCGCCGGAGACGCCGACGACCTCCTCGAGCTCCGCGACCGCCCCCTCGGGGTCGGCGTTGGGCAGGTCGATCTTGTTGACGACCGGCAGGATCTCGAGGCCGTTGTCGACCGCTAAGTAGGCGTTTTGAATCGTCTGCGCCTCGACGCCCTGGCTGGCGTCGATGACCAGCAAGACCCCTTCGCAGGCGCGCAGGGCGCGCGACACCTCGTAGTTGAAGTCGACGTGGCCGGGCGTGTCGATCAGGTTGAACATGTACTTCTTGCCGTCCTTGGCTTCGTAGGTGAGCCTGACCGGGCTGGCCTTGATGGTGATGCCGCGCTCGCGCTCGAGCTCCAAAGTGTCCAGCATCTGATCGCGCTTGTTGCGGTCGGGGGCGCTCTGGGTGAGCTCCATGATGCGGTCGGCGAGGGTGGACTTGCCGTGATCCACATGCGCGATGATCGAAAAGTTACGAATCTCCATCCCTGCATTCTACTGCCTGGGCAGCCCTAGGCGTGATACCGCTCGCCACGCGGCACAGCCTGGTGATCATTGTGATTGGGGTGATCATTGTGACTGGGGTGATTGTTGTGACTGGCGCACTCCGGGGCGCGCGTGCGGCTGCTAGCCTGGACGGGTGCCACCTCTCAACGACCTTTCCAAAGTGCCCGGCGAAGCGGGTATCGACCAGCTGCACACGCTCTCCGTAGAGGAATTGCACGAACTCATCCTTTGCTGCGAGGCGGCCTTTGCCGAGGGCGAGGTCCAAGTCAATACCTTCGAGCTCTTCACCCGCTGTCAGCAGGAGCTCTCGAGGCGAAGTCAAAACTGAGCTGGGCGAGAAAAGCCCGCGCCCGTGTGGGGCCCGGCGCGAAGCCTGAGCTGAGGGCGGCCACGTCACCGAGCGCCGCCTTGTCGGATTCTTGGCATCCCCGCCGCCGCCGGGGCGTCATAGTAAAGCCATGCGGCGCATCACGGCATTGGGTAGGGCAACGGCTCTCTTCCTGCTGACAGCGGCCTGCGCGCCCGCGGCGGACACGCACGAGCCGCATGCGGCCACGGTTCCCGCCCACCTCAGCCAAGCCCTCCCCGTAGAGGGCGTCGCCTCCTGGTACGGCCCCGGCTTTATCGGCCGCCTGACCGCCAACGGCGAGGTCTATACCGCCCGCGAGATGACCGCCGCCCACCGCACGCTGGCGTTCAATACGCTCGTGCGCGTCACCAACCTGGAGAACGGCCGGAGCGCCGTGATCCGCATCAACGACCGCGGTCCCTTCGTGGGAGAGCGCGTGATCGACCTGTCCGAGGCCGCCGCCGAGCGGCTCGGCATGATCGGCCCGGGCACGAGCCGGGTGCGGCTCGAGCTCGAGCCGCCCCGCAGCCTGGACGCGACCCTGCTCGCCCGCACCGACCGCCACTTGGCCGGCTTCGACGCGGTGTCACGGCACCACGCGCTCGGCGAGCTCGTCTTTTTGACCTCCGCGGGGGCGCCACACCCGGTCCTGGTCAGGGTGGTGGACGACGACCCGGCGCGGTACGGCGACGCCGACCTGTTGCTCTCGCCCCAGGCCTACGCGCTCTTGGGCGGCGCCGTCCGGGTTCTGCCCTCGGGGCGCTAAACGTCGCTGGGCACGCCGCGCCGGCAGGCGAGCGCGATCTCCCCCGCGAGCGCGGCCACGTCCTCGCCCCCGTCGATGGCGGCGATCAAGGCCGAGCCGACCACCACGCCGTCGGCCACCTCGGCGACCGGCCGGGCCGTGGCCGCACTCGAGACGCCGAAGCCGACCGCGACGGGCAGGTCGCTGACCTCCCTGACGCGCCTGACCAGATCGGGCACGCCCTCTGACGCGCCGCCTCTGGCCCCGGTCACCCCCGTGACCGACACGGCGTAGACGAAACCGCGGCAGGCACGGGTGACGAGCTCGAGCCGAGCGCGGGTCGAGGTGGGCGCCACCAGAAAGACCGTGTCCAGGTCGTGCTCGCGCGCCGCTTGGGTGAGGGCCTCCCCTTCGTCCGGGGGCAGGTCGGGCAGGATGACCCCGTCGGCTCCGGCCGCCTTGAGGTCGCGCACGAAGCCTGTCTCGCCACCTCCCGCATAGCAGTAGATGGGATTGTAATAGGACATCACCACGAGCGCCTTGTCGCTGTCCCGGCGCAAGGCGCGCACCGCCTCCAACACATCCTTGGTGGTGGTGCCCTGCGCCAGGGCCCGCTCCGACGCGCGTTGGATGGTGGGGCCGTCGCCCAAAGGGTCGGAGTAGGGCAGGCCGACCTCCAAGATGTCGGCGCTCTCCAGGAGTGCCCTGGCGCACTCGAAAAAGCCCACCTTGTCGGGAAAACCCGCCGTCAGGTAGGGAATGAAGGCGGCGCGGCCCTCCCCTTTCGCCTGCGCGAAGGCCCTGCTGATCCGGCTCACGCGGCGCTCTCCATCTTTTTTTCCATCTCGAGCACGCGCATCGCTTCCGAGACGTCCTTGTCGCCACGGCCCGAGAGGTTGACGACGATGACCCCGTCCTTACCCATGTTCCCCGCCATCTTCATCGCTTCAAAGATGGCGTGCGAGGTCTCGAGCGCGGGGATGATGCCCTCGATCTCGCTCAGGGCCCTGAAGGCTATGAGCGCTTCCGCGTCGCTGACGCCGACATACTCGGCGAGCCCGGCGTCGGCGTAATAGGAGTGCTCGGGGCCGACGCCGGGATAGTCGAGGCCGGCCGAGACGGAGTGCGCCGGGCTGATCTGACCGTCGCCGTCGTAGAGCAGGTACATCATGGCGCCGTGCAGGACGCCGCGCTTGCCCGCCGAGATGCTGGCGGCGTGGGCACCGCTGTCCAGGCCATGACCGGCCGCCTCGACCCCGACCAGGCGGGGGCGCTCGGCGGCGTCCAGGTAGGCGTAGGGCGCAAAGAGGCCGATGGCGTTCGAGCCGCCGCCCACACAGGCCACCACCGCGTCGGGAACCCGGCGGCCCTCGAGCGCTTCCAGCTGCGCCATCGTCTCAAAGCCGATCACGCTCTGAAAGTCGCGCACCATCATCGGGTAGGGGTGCGGTCCGACCACCGAGCCGATCACGTAGAAGGTGTCGCGGACGTTCGTCACCCAGTCGCGAATGGCCTCGTTGGTGGCGTCCTTCAAGGTGCGGGTGCCGCTCGTGACCGGACGGACCTCGGCGCCCAGCAGCTTCATCCTGAATACGTTCAAGGCCTGGCGGCGGATGTCCTCCTCGCCCATGTAGACGACGCAGCGGAGGCCGAAGAGCGCGGCCGCCGTAGCGGTGGCGACGCCATGCTGGCCCGCGCCCGTCTCGGCGATCACCCGCTCCTTGCCCATGCGCTTGGCGAGCAGCACCTGGCCGATGGTGTTGTTGATCTTGTGCGCGCCGGTGTGGTTCAGGTCCTCGCGCTTTAAGTAAATCTTGGCGCCGCCCGCGCGCCGGCTCAGGTTCTGGGCGAAGTAGAGCAGGCTGGGCCGGCCCACGAAGGTCTTCAGGTAATGCTCGAGCTCCCGCTGAAAGGCCGCGTCATCTTGCGCCGCGTGGTATTCGCTCGTCAGCTCGTCGAGCGCGGGAATCAGGGTTTCGGGGACGTAACGGCCACCGTACAGGCCGAAGCGGCCACGCTCGTTGGGTAAAGGAAAGAGCATGATACCTCCATAGCTTAAAGCTCATAGGTTAAAGCTCGAATTGTGAGGGTGATTGAGGGTAAGCCGCGCTTGGCAAGGCTACCAGCGCTGGTGCTGCCACTTGTGGCTGCGCGGTGTTCGCTTGCGCGCGTGGGCTTTCATGGCTCGAGTCTACGCAATCGGCGGGCGCTTGTCCAGCGAATGCCGCGACCGACGGACTCGAGCCTGACACCATGAAGGTCACTTGGGCGTTGGCAGTCGGCTCCGAGCTATCAAGGTTTGCCCGCTCTGCTACACTACATGGACACGGCTCTTTGTGATAGAACAC encodes:
- the trpB gene encoding tryptophan synthase subunit beta; this translates as MLFPLPNERGRFGLYGGRYVPETLIPALDELTSEYHAAQDDAAFQRELEHYLKTFVGRPSLLYFAQNLSRRAGGAKIYLKREDLNHTGAHKINNTIGQVLLAKRMGKERVIAETGAGQHGVATATAAALFGLRCVVYMGEEDIRRQALNVFRMKLLGAEVRPVTSGTRTLKDATNEAIRDWVTNVRDTFYVIGSVVGPHPYPMMVRDFQSVIGFETMAQLEALEGRRVPDAVVACVGGGSNAIGLFAPYAYLDAAERPRLVGVEAAGHGLDSGAHAASISAGKRGVLHGAMMYLLYDGDGQISPAHSVSAGLDYPGVGPEHSYYADAGLAEYVGVSDAEALIAFRALSEIEGIIPALETSHAIFEAMKMAGNMGKDGVIVVNLSGRGDKDVSEAMRVLEMEKKMESAA
- the lepA gene encoding translation elongation factor 4 — encoded protein: MEIRNFSIIAHVDHGKSTLADRIMELTQSAPDRNKRDQMLDTLELERERGITIKASPVRLTYEAKDGKKYMFNLIDTPGHVDFNYEVSRALRACEGVLLVIDASQGVEAQTIQNAYLAVDNGLEILPVVNKIDLPNADPEGAVAELEEVVGVSGDHAVAVSAKTGENVEAVLEAIVAHLPAPGGEREAPLSALIFDAVYDSYQGVIALIRVMDGVVKHGDKIKVVSTGKAFEVDKVGSFEPALTVAGELGPGEVGWLTASIKNIEDTQIGDTITFAERPTRNVIPGFKPARPVVFSGLYPTVTDDYPKLREALEKLGLNDAAFTFEPETSEALGFGFRCGFLGLLHADIVQARLEREFDLALIATAPAVVYEVKLSDGSSERIQNPAELPPPDRIESIFEPWVRLSVYLPEEYVGNIMGLLQERRGEMKNMVYHGKRVELRYEVPFAEILYDFHDRLKSLSRGYASMDYEPLEYREGALVKIDILVNEEKVDALSVIAHRDKAYALGRKIVDKMVEVIPRQMFAVPVQAAIGGKILARATVRAFRKDVTAKCYGGDITRKRKLLEKQKKGKARMKQLGNVEVPQEAFLAVLAADE
- the trpA gene encoding tryptophan synthase subunit alpha, encoding MSRISRAFAQAKGEGRAAFIPYLTAGFPDKVGFFECARALLESADILEVGLPYSDPLGDGPTIQRASERALAQGTTTKDVLEAVRALRRDSDKALVVMSYYNPIYCYAGGGETGFVRDLKAAGADGVILPDLPPDEGEALTQAAREHDLDTVFLVAPTSTRARLELVTRACRGFVYAVSVTGVTGARGGASEGVPDLVRRVREVSDLPVAVGFGVSSAATARPVAEVADGVVVGSALIAAIDGGEDVAALAGEIALACRRGVPSDV
- the rpmA gene encoding 50S ribosomal protein L27, with the protein product MAHKKGVGSSKNGRDSQSKRLGVKRFEGQVVAAGNILVRQRGTKFKPGFNVGQGKDFTLFALRKGMVKFHDKGARGRFISIETN
- the rplU gene encoding 50S ribosomal protein L21 codes for the protein MFAIVQSGGKQYRVQEGDLVRLELLPAEPGETVELPVMMLGGDGVANGIEVGKPLVSGVSVQAEVVGHGRGEKIYIYKFKAKANYRRKTGHRQSYTEVRIKGIDNKANGAKIIDETIGDATVSSPVVNAPIING
- a CDS encoding aminopeptidase, with product MIHPLHEKYAKLLTQACLRVEPGDNVSINLETTAEVMARPVAREVLRAGGIPHLRMHYPAWTQDLLELAPEDYFEAEPTVELREVQQMQAWLRIGGAANSRALQGADKSRLSRLAKRNRPVQNHRVNHTKWCGTLFPTQAGAQDAGMSLDDYERFVYDAMFLLDDDPVAKWAELEVYQARVIDRLKEADEVRIVAAGTDLRMSVKGRTWINSAAGHNMPSGEVFTGPVESSASGVITYAVPSAVNGVEVEGIRLSFENGRVVEARADKGDDLLQSQLSTDEGAKYLGELGVGTNYNIQVPTRSILFDEKIGGTVHLALGQSYATTGGTNESAIHWDMICDLRQGGAMYLDGELFQEGGQFKL
- the obgE gene encoding GTPase ObgE; this translates as MAFRDVIEITAQGGKGGDGGLSFLRLKYIPKGGPDGGHGGDGGSVLLHAVENVTSLDRLVGKRVFKAETGGQGEGRNRAGAQGADLTVDVPVGTAAYDVATGELVADLIEVGQTALAARGGLGGRGNSSFASSTRQAPRFAEFGTPGEKRRLRLELRSIADAGLVGYPNAGKSSLLAALSNARPEIASYPFTTLTPNLGVIERGHERLTLADIPGIIEGAHEGKGLGLEFLRHISRTRLLVYVLDIAEAPGENLAALQSELREYDPKLLELPAMIVLNKTDLAAPEEVEGETKELTEAGLPVVAVSALEGKNLASLVDTLFELLPERPALARLERPTERVRVDHLRVEREHGGQDWRVRGGEVEALVARFDPNNHEAVSYLHRHFLGMGLAKLLKKAGVQNGDNVWIGNAVFEYFDEERGEEAEAR